The window GGATCTCCAGTTCGGAGAGGCCGCCGATGCCCTTGCCCTGACCGAGTGCGCGCGCCAGGTCGATGGCGGACGCGGCCATCGTCGGCGGGTAGAGGACGGTGGCCTTCAGGACGCTGTTGTCGGCCTTGATGGCGTCCATGGCGGACTTGGCGCCCGCGCCGCCGACCATCAGGAACTCGTCCCGGCCGGCCTGCTGGATGGCACGCAGCGCGCCGACACCCTGGTCGTCGTCGTGGTTCCACAGGGCGTCGAACTGCTTCTGTGCCTGCAGGAGTTGGGCCATCTTCGCCTGGCCTGTCTCGACGGTGAACTCGGCGGCCTGCCGGGCGACCAGCTTGACGTTGGGGTAGTTCTTGAGAGCGTCGGCGAAGCCCTGGCTGCGCTGCTTGGTGAGCTCCAGGTTGTCGATGCCCGCGAGCTCGACGACCTTGGCGTTCTGCTTGTCCTTGAGCTGTTCGCCGATGTACGTACCGGCGTTGAGGCCCATGCCGTAGTTGTCGCCGCCGACCCAGCAGCGGTAGGCCTGCGGCGAGGCGAAGATGCGGTCCAGGTTGATGACGGGGATGCCCGCCTTCATCGCTTCCAGGCCGACCTGGGTGAGCGCCTTGCCGTCGGCCGGGAGGATGACGAGGACGTCGACCTTCTTGTTGATGAGGGTCTTGACCTGGCCGATCTGGGCGGCGGTGTCGTTGGAGCCCTCGGTGATCTCCAGGGTCACCTCGGAGTACTTCTCCGCCTGCGACTTGGCGTTCTCATTGATGGCGTTGAGCCACCCGTGGTCGGCCTGCGGACCGGCGAAGCCGATGGTGACGGGCTTGCCGGGCTTGTTGTCGGCGGCCGGCTGATCGGTCTGCGAGGTCTGCGGCTTCTTGGGCTCATTGCTGGTGCAGGCGGTGAGGAGGGCGCCCGCGGAGACGGCTGCGGTGCCGAAGAGCAGTCCTCTGCGGCTGGTTTCTGGCATGGCTGTGGAACCCTTCATCCGGTGCGTCGGTGGCATGCGGAACTGTGGGTGGGGCGGGATATGGGGTGAGGTGGGACGGGAGTGGGGAGAGCCGGGGCTCAGGTCTCCCCGTGGGCCGAGGTTCGGCGCTGGACCAGGACGGCGGCGACGATGATCGCGCCCTTGGCGATCTGCTGGACATCGCTCTGCAGATTGTTGAGAGCGAAGATGTTGGTGATGGTGGTGAAGACGAGGACGCCGAGGACGGATCCGACGATCGTGCCGCGTCCGCCGCTGAGCAGGGTGCCGCCGATGATCGCGGCGGCGATGGCGTCGAGCTCGTACAGGTTGCCGTTGGTGTTCTGTCCCGAGCCGGACAGGATGATCAGCATGAAGGCGGCGATGCCGCAGCACAGCCCGGAGAGCAGATACAGATAGAGCCGCTGGCGCCGTACATCGATCCCGGCGAGCCGGGCCGCTTCCGCGTTGCCGCCGACCGCGACCGTGCGGCGACCGAACGTCGTGCGATTCAGCACCAGCCAGCCGATGACGGTGACCGCGGCGAACGCCATCACCAGGGGCGGTATGCCGAGGACGTACGAGTCGGGCAGGCCCAGGTCCAGGACCGACTGGACGGTGACGATCTGCGTCTTGCCGTCGGTGAGCTGCAGGGCGAGGCCGCGGGCCGAGGCGAGCATGGCCAGCGTCGC is drawn from Streptomyces sp. NBC_01717 and contains these coding sequences:
- a CDS encoding ABC transporter permease, which gives rise to MTQPVSSAQHGGPDKAVPPAPASVPPSKGGGLRALGVRADVRNLSLLGVLAVLIAVGGFTEPDAFLDTGNLQLILTQSSVIGVVTVGMTFVITSGGIDLSVGAMVALASVWATTLATQEYGFAGILFTAVLVGLGAGLVNGLLIAYGRIVPFIATLAMLASARGLALQLTDGKTQIVTVQSVLDLGLPDSYVLGIPPLVMAFAAVTVIGWLVLNRTTFGRRTVAVGGNAEAARLAGIDVRRQRLYLYLLSGLCCGIAAFMLIILSGSGQNTNGNLYELDAIAAAIIGGTLLSGGRGTIVGSVLGVLVFTTITNIFALNNLQSDVQQIAKGAIIVAAVLVQRRTSAHGET
- a CDS encoding substrate-binding domain-containing protein; the protein is MPETSRRGLLFGTAAVSAGALLTACTSNEPKKPQTSQTDQPAADNKPGKPVTIGFAGPQADHGWLNAINENAKSQAEKYSEVTLEITEGSNDTAAQIGQVKTLINKKVDVLVILPADGKALTQVGLEAMKAGIPVINLDRIFASPQAYRCWVGGDNYGMGLNAGTYIGEQLKDKQNAKVVELAGIDNLELTKQRSQGFADALKNYPNVKLVARQAAEFTVETGQAKMAQLLQAQKQFDALWNHDDDQGVGALRAIQQAGRDEFLMVGGAGAKSAMDAIKADNSVLKATVLYPPTMAASAIDLARALGQGKGIGGLSELEIPTSLTLYSAVVTKDNIDQYLPTGFS